One window of the Candidatus Hydrogenedens sp. genome contains the following:
- a CDS encoding SGNH/GDSL hydrolase family protein, with protein sequence MKSFFKNIILILASIFLVLVLTMILDRVLGNILPKPFPEGTHDLIFPPLSRQEFASVDFKYVVETNSLGIRDREIQRPKSAGTYRIIAVGDSYTYGWGVNIEETWLRRLEQKLSLTNRQIETVNLGKPGTGPPFYAEISRTVVPLLEPDLILVGILQGNDIASSGSEGLEQMSSGLVRWTKLLYPNFVRTVEMMRLTRSLETRTQERPPEKTTAEDNTRWAANTAKEFYEKMSPEEKQRFDNFDASVKQAFFDGLLNPYMIDLALKNKHIYTLTLNPEDPWILQCIENMAKALQIIKSVANQSNAQIAVVSIPDGPYVNEVAWKNIQRVGFDVVPEMLSSDAPDKVIQIACEKANVPCFTVSDAFRQRKQDPNLFFTLDGHLTAEGHKLLAETLAPKLQRWLTKK encoded by the coding sequence ATGAAATCGTTTTTTAAGAATATAATTTTGATATTGGCTTCTATATTCTTGGTTCTTGTTTTGACAATGATATTAGACCGAGTTCTTGGAAATATTTTACCTAAGCCCTTCCCCGAAGGAACACATGATTTAATCTTTCCGCCGTTATCACGACAGGAATTTGCTTCTGTTGATTTTAAGTATGTGGTAGAAACTAATTCATTGGGAATTCGAGACCGAGAAATACAAAGACCTAAAAGTGCTGGAACCTATCGAATTATCGCAGTTGGTGATTCCTATACTTATGGTTGGGGCGTGAATATAGAAGAGACATGGCTCCGCAGACTGGAACAAAAACTTTCATTGACGAATAGACAGATAGAAACTGTAAATTTAGGCAAACCCGGAACGGGTCCTCCTTTTTATGCAGAGATTTCTCGCACTGTTGTTCCTTTATTAGAACCCGATTTGATATTGGTAGGAATTTTACAGGGAAATGATATTGCATCTTCAGGTTCGGAAGGTTTGGAGCAAATGAGTTCGGGATTGGTTCGATGGACAAAGTTATTGTATCCCAATTTTGTCCGCACTGTAGAAATGATGCGATTAACGCGTTCCCTTGAAACACGGACACAGGAGCGACCCCCAGAAAAAACGACTGCAGAAGATAACACAAGATGGGCAGCCAATACTGCAAAGGAATTTTACGAGAAAATGTCTCCAGAGGAGAAACAAAGATTTGATAATTTTGATGCAAGTGTCAAACAAGCATTTTTTGACGGGCTTTTAAATCCTTATATGATTGACCTTGCCTTGAAGAATAAACATATTTATACACTAACACTAAATCCCGAAGACCCATGGATTTTGCAATGTATCGAAAATATGGCAAAGGCATTACAAATCATAAAATCAGTAGCAAACCAATCCAACGCTCAAATTGCTGTGGTTAGTATCCCAGATGGACCGTATGTTAACGAGGTTGCATGGAAGAATATTCAACGAGTGGGATTTGATGTCGTTCCAGAAATGCTAAGTTCCGATGCCCCTGATAAAGTTATTCAGATTGCCTGTGAAAAAGCAAATGTCCCCTGTTTTACCGTTTCTGATGCATTTCGCCAGCGAAAACAAGACCCCAATTTGTTTTTTACACTCGATGGGCATTTAACGGCTGAAGGGCATAAATTATTAGCAGAAACACTTGCACCTAAATTGCAAAGGTGGTTAACCAAAAAATGA
- a CDS encoding SGNH/GDSL hydrolase family protein: MNETAKKENLSKKKIVLFTFLPLVILLLSLELIARVVEIWLPPLVTDIGLGFTEDSRLFIPDPYDSRYLITHPNKTVAFQNQRFLKNKPSGTLRIFFLGGSSVNYVHYELPNLSERLKENLKPKYKNVEIINCGGLSYGTHRLVLIAREIVNYEPDLVMIYSGHNEFEEIEQLHLARIQSTKLQKILYSSAMMRFIRDRIATYQISQLEKEHNRRILAQSLPDAGKGWNHVFTPQEIAERMEKYKNNLNEIIQLCKEKNIKVIIATVPSNYIKPNLIGKSAEEYEQVLQLIREEKYKEVYELGRKIIRETSPRHQSSDLENNIVRELAETNHIPLADVLSAVEQAEPHHIPGETLFNDHCHLNPEGNKIMIHTFEEKILQALSE, encoded by the coding sequence ATGAATGAAACAGCAAAAAAAGAAAATTTAAGTAAAAAAAAGATTGTTCTGTTTACCTTCTTACCCCTTGTTATTTTGCTTTTAAGTCTGGAACTGATAGCACGAGTTGTTGAAATATGGCTTCCACCCCTGGTGACAGATATTGGTTTGGGATTTACAGAAGATTCCCGATTATTTATTCCCGACCCTTACGATAGTCGATATTTGATAACACATCCTAATAAAACGGTTGCATTCCAAAATCAGCGATTTTTAAAAAATAAGCCATCAGGGACTTTACGAATATTCTTTCTGGGAGGTTCATCTGTTAATTATGTTCATTACGAATTGCCAAACTTATCCGAGCGATTAAAAGAAAATCTTAAACCCAAATACAAAAATGTTGAAATTATTAACTGTGGTGGGCTTTCTTATGGAACACATCGGCTCGTTTTGATTGCTCGTGAGATTGTAAATTATGAGCCAGACCTTGTGATGATATATTCCGGTCATAACGAATTTGAAGAGATTGAACAATTACATTTAGCACGAATACAGTCAACAAAATTGCAAAAAATTCTGTATTCTTCCGCCATGATGCGATTTATTCGTGACCGAATCGCAACATATCAAATATCCCAATTGGAAAAAGAGCATAATCGAAGGATATTGGCTCAATCTTTGCCCGATGCCGGTAAAGGCTGGAACCATGTGTTCACGCCACAAGAAATTGCAGAACGAATGGAGAAATACAAAAATAATTTAAATGAAATTATACAGTTATGTAAAGAGAAAAATATAAAAGTCATTATCGCAACCGTTCCCTCAAATTATATAAAGCCAAATTTAATAGGAAAAAGTGCCGAAGAATATGAACAAGTATTACAATTAATCAGAGAAGAAAAGTACAAAGAAGTGTATGAATTGGGCAGAAAGATTATTCGCGAAACTTCACCCCGACATCAGTCTTCCGACCTTGAAAATAATATCGTCAGAGAACTTGCGGAAACAAATCATATTCCCCTGGCAGATGTCTTATCTGCAGTAGAACAGGCAGAACCCCACCACATTCCCGGCGAGACTCTATTTAACGACCATTGCCACTTAAATCCGGAAGGCAACAAAATTATGATACATACATTTGAGGAAAAGATATTACAAGCATTGTCAGAATAA
- a CDS encoding NPCBM/NEW2 domain-containing protein gives MLPTSSNSNVHFFMFIYIVCIVFFYAWNSFCQENTTYLDELDLKNIRQGWGEGPKKNLSCVGNPIKLQGTTYNRGVGTHANVVFYIQLNGSASKFEATVGIDDETEGKGSVIARFFGDNKLLYATRTLKGGEEPEKVYIDLQGISTFTISINDAYDDISYDHVDIAEAFFIMTNGKPELITRPKEDPYLLTPPPPLSPRINSPRITAVRAGSPFIFRIPCTGERPIQFQLEDLPEGLTVNPEGIIYGTITNREPKTYTVKIVAQNQHGSDQNYLDIVVGDTLALTPPMGWNHWYTHYDRITENIMKQSADLMVSSGMADVGYQYVSIDDCWANSENHRDPMRVGPARDDNGNILPNKYFPDMKGLTEYIHSKGLRVGIYTSPGPKTCAGFTGAYKHEEQDAKQFAEWGFDFLKYDWCSYSNILSPNKIENLKKPYQEMGTILKKLDRDIVFNLCQYGMGQVWKWGKEVGGNCWRTAGDLGFELLQYHEVARRNARYWEYAGPGAWNDPDYILIGYSGDASVMGEPKPCPLTPSEQYSYMSLWCLMASPLFYSGDMTLLDEFTKNVLCNPEVIEINQDSKGIQGHPVVTNKEKNYEIWIKPLYNGSIAIGLFNLDEIEQNITVQWQDLGLAENQKVRDLWRQKDLGIYKKDFSTSIPRHGVALLKLSTH, from the coding sequence ATGCTACCTACATCATCTAATTCCAATGTTCATTTCTTTATGTTTATTTACATAGTTTGTATTGTGTTTTTTTATGCATGGAATAGTTTTTGTCAGGAGAACACCACATATTTAGATGAGCTGGACCTAAAAAATATTCGACAAGGCTGGGGAGAAGGTCCTAAGAAAAATTTATCCTGTGTAGGAAATCCAATAAAATTGCAAGGGACAACATATAATCGCGGTGTTGGCACACATGCAAATGTTGTTTTCTATATTCAACTGAATGGTTCTGCTTCTAAGTTCGAAGCCACCGTAGGAATTGATGATGAAACAGAAGGGAAAGGGTCTGTTATTGCTCGCTTTTTTGGCGATAATAAATTATTATATGCCACACGCACTTTAAAAGGAGGAGAAGAACCTGAAAAGGTGTATATTGATTTACAGGGAATATCTACTTTCACCATTTCCATTAATGATGCCTATGATGATATTTCTTATGATCATGTGGACATAGCAGAAGCCTTTTTTATAATGACTAATGGAAAACCTGAACTTATAACTAGACCTAAAGAAGACCCTTACCTTCTCACTCCTCCTCCTCCTCTTTCTCCAAGAATAAATAGTCCGCGTATTACTGCTGTTCGAGCGGGTTCTCCTTTTATATTCCGTATTCCCTGCACAGGTGAAAGACCTATACAGTTTCAATTGGAAGATTTGCCAGAAGGATTAACTGTAAACCCGGAAGGGATTATATACGGAACTATTACCAATCGCGAACCTAAAACTTATACGGTTAAAATCGTAGCACAAAATCAACATGGCAGCGACCAAAATTATTTAGATATTGTGGTTGGAGATACATTAGCATTAACACCACCAATGGGATGGAATCACTGGTATACGCATTACGACAGAATAACAGAGAACATAATGAAACAATCTGCAGACCTGATGGTCTCATCCGGTATGGCTGATGTGGGTTACCAATATGTAAGCATTGATGATTGCTGGGCAAATTCGGAAAATCATCGGGACCCGATGCGTGTCGGTCCCGCGAGAGATGATAATGGAAACATTTTGCCTAATAAATATTTTCCGGATATGAAGGGGTTAACAGAGTATATTCATTCCAAAGGACTTCGTGTAGGTATATACACCTCACCGGGACCTAAAACTTGTGCTGGTTTTACCGGAGCCTACAAACACGAGGAACAAGATGCCAAACAATTTGCAGAATGGGGCTTTGATTTTCTGAAATATGACTGGTGCTCTTACTCAAATATTCTATCTCCTAATAAGATTGAGAATTTAAAAAAACCTTATCAAGAAATGGGGACTATTTTAAAGAAATTAGACCGCGACATTGTTTTTAACTTATGTCAATACGGCATGGGACAGGTCTGGAAATGGGGCAAAGAAGTCGGTGGAAATTGCTGGAGAACCGCTGGAGACCTTGGTTTTGAATTGCTTCAATATCATGAAGTTGCCCGCAGAAATGCCCGCTATTGGGAATATGCCGGTCCCGGTGCCTGGAATGACCCGGATTATATTCTTATTGGTTACAGTGGAGATGCCAGTGTAATGGGAGAACCTAAACCTTGTCCTCTAACGCCCAGCGAACAATATTCCTATATGTCTCTATGGTGCCTTATGGCTTCTCCTCTTTTTTATAGCGGAGATATGACGCTATTAGATGAATTTACGAAAAATGTTCTCTGCAATCCCGAAGTTATCGAAATCAATCAGGACTCCAAGGGTATTCAGGGGCACCCTGTCGTTACGAATAAAGAAAAAAATTATGAAATATGGATAAAACCACTTTATAATGGTTCCATTGCTATCGGTTTATTTAATTTAGATGAAATTGAGCAAAATATAACCGTGCAGTGGCAAGATTTAGGACTGGCAGAGAACCAAAAAGTCCGAGACTTATGGAGACAAAAGGATTTGGGAATTTACAAAAAAGACTTCTCTACATCTATCCCACGACATGGTGTCGCCTTACTAAAACTCAGCACCCACTAA
- the dut gene encoding dUTP diphosphatase — protein sequence MGMIENIVKVKIYREPGTEDIPLPEYQTEESAGMDLHAAVKEEIVLMPGERKLIPTGIKIALPQGYEAQIRPRSGLAIRYGIGMPNSPGTIDSDYRGEICVILINWGQEPFHIKRGDRIAQMIVAPVSRVEWKPVSILPSSNRGLGGFGHTGTSHKNKLK from the coding sequence ATGGGTATGATAGAAAATATCGTTAAGGTAAAAATTTATAGAGAGCCCGGCACAGAAGATATTCCTCTGCCTGAATATCAAACGGAAGAATCTGCAGGGATGGACCTTCATGCGGCAGTAAAAGAAGAAATTGTCCTTATGCCGGGAGAACGGAAACTTATCCCCACAGGCATTAAAATCGCACTCCCACAGGGATATGAAGCACAAATTCGACCGAGAAGTGGTTTGGCAATTAGATATGGTATCGGCATGCCTAATTCACCCGGCACCATTGATTCTGATTATCGGGGTGAAATCTGTGTCATTTTGATAAACTGGGGACAGGAACCGTTTCATATCAAACGCGGAGACCGTATAGCACAAATGATTGTGGCTCCTGTATCCCGTGTAGAATGGAAACCTGTTTCTATACTCCCATCATCCAATCGCGGTCTCGGTGGTTTTGGACATACAGGGACTTCTCATAAAAACAAATTAAAATAA
- a CDS encoding glycerophosphodiester phosphodiesterase family protein translates to MRRCCIFLFLTPFVFCICTVVSFADNDEKLAQNKSYKTKIAAHRGGKALFPESTLYAYQQTVSRWSNCLLEGDIQITADNIAILMHDTTVDRTTNGQGPVKEKTLKEIKELDAGYKFSTDGGQTFPFRGKGITVPTLDEVLEAFPKHTFLFEIKPFTENLSPIVEPIIRRNMQDRVYLASVHPQVIEKIRKEYPQIKTCFTVSDATDFLSALRSENWSNYKPPAQMLAINEKMEDSFNITTEEMKKIKEKGIQIIVFTVNKPEDIKKYIYSEVDWILSDYPDRIAQLESEYIKN, encoded by the coding sequence ATGCGTAGATGTTGTATTTTTTTGTTTTTAACCCCTTTTGTTTTTTGTATTTGCACAGTTGTATCCTTTGCTGATAACGATGAAAAACTTGCACAGAACAAATCTTATAAAACCAAAATTGCTGCACATCGTGGAGGTAAGGCTTTATTTCCTGAAAGCACTCTTTATGCGTATCAGCAAACCGTTTCCCGATGGAGTAATTGTTTATTAGAAGGAGATATACAAATCACAGCCGATAACATTGCTATTCTTATGCATGATACAACTGTTGACCGCACAACCAATGGACAGGGTCCTGTTAAAGAAAAAACATTAAAGGAAATTAAAGAGTTGGATGCGGGATATAAATTTTCTACTGATGGAGGGCAGACTTTTCCATTTCGGGGAAAAGGCATTACAGTTCCAACACTGGACGAAGTTTTAGAAGCATTTCCGAAGCATACATTTTTATTTGAAATAAAACCTTTTACAGAAAATCTATCACCTATTGTTGAACCTATCATCAGGCGAAACATGCAAGACAGAGTTTATCTTGCATCCGTTCATCCGCAAGTAATTGAGAAAATCAGAAAAGAATATCCTCAAATTAAGACTTGTTTTACAGTTTCCGATGCTACTGATTTCTTGTCTGCCTTGCGAAGTGAAAATTGGTCAAATTACAAACCACCTGCTCAAATGCTGGCAATCAATGAAAAGATGGAAGATAGTTTTAATATAACTACAGAAGAAATGAAGAAAATAAAAGAAAAAGGCATTCAAATCATCGTATTCACGGTAAACAAACCTGAAGACATTAAGAAATATATTTATTCTGAAGTGGATTGGATATTATCCGATTATCCCGACAGAATTGCCCAATTAGAATCCGAATACATTAAAAATTAG
- a CDS encoding SDR family oxidoreductase — MEQWFSNQVVIVTGAGRGIGFSTAKLFAQYGASVVINDYDANCADNAASELKNAGYKVLSIPGDVTDPQYPDMLMKKTVETFGKVNVIVNNAGYTWDGMIHKMSDKQYMAMLEIHNVAPFRIIRAASPYMREVAKQEKAEGKTPEPRSIVNVSSLSGLHGNTGQANYSTAKSGIVGLTKTVAKEWGPFGIRCNAVAFGFIETRLTQDQESGEQIEVEGEKVQLGIPSHMKGMITMLIPLGRPGTPDEAAGAIVFLASPLSSYITGICLEVTGGLQV; from the coding sequence ATGGAACAGTGGTTCAGTAATCAGGTAGTGATTGTTACAGGTGCCGGAAGAGGAATTGGTTTCTCAACCGCTAAATTATTCGCTCAATATGGAGCCAGTGTAGTGATTAACGATTACGATGCAAACTGTGCAGATAATGCGGCAAGCGAACTGAAAAATGCAGGGTATAAAGTATTATCTATTCCCGGGGATGTAACCGACCCACAATATCCGGATATGTTAATGAAAAAGACCGTAGAAACTTTTGGTAAGGTCAATGTAATTGTGAACAATGCTGGTTATACCTGGGATGGTATGATACATAAAATGAGTGATAAACAATACATGGCGATGTTAGAAATACATAATGTTGCTCCTTTCCGAATTATCCGAGCGGCATCTCCTTATATGCGTGAAGTAGCCAAGCAAGAAAAAGCAGAGGGCAAAACACCAGAACCAAGAAGTATTGTTAATGTTTCCTCTCTTTCCGGTTTGCATGGGAATACGGGACAAGCCAACTATAGTACTGCTAAAAGTGGTATTGTAGGTTTAACAAAAACTGTGGCTAAAGAATGGGGACCGTTTGGTATTCGTTGTAATGCGGTGGCGTTTGGTTTTATTGAAACGCGGTTGACACAAGACCAGGAAAGTGGAGAACAAATAGAGGTAGAAGGTGAGAAAGTGCAATTGGGTATTCCCTCGCACATGAAGGGAATGATAACCATGCTTATACCTTTAGGAAGACCCGGAACACCTGATGAAGCAGCAGGAGCCATTGTTTTCCTTGCTTCACCATTATCTTCATATATAACAGGTATTTGTCTCGAAGTTACTGGAGGATTGCAAGTTTAA